Part of the Drosophila kikkawai strain 14028-0561.14 chromosome 3L, DkikHiC1v2, whole genome shotgun sequence genome is shown below.
TACATTTGACATTCTACatgagaattcgaccccaaaaaTGAGAATTCGATCCCAAACGTAAAATGCCCATAGAAAATTTGACACCGTTGTTCTGTAAGCGtgtaaaactttgttttgacattttaccTTTACACGTACTCTTgctttatattaattaatatgaaTACTAATTATAAacagaaactaaaaaatatttaaaaaattcaagaatttaaagaaaattaaagttgattttttgaaattaaattaaatagtttttcatTGCCGATTTTcccgaaaaaaataagaaaaagttaagcatttaaaaaaaggatatttaaatttagagtgCGTTAAGAATAACTAACaaatctttttaatttttttaacaaaagctTCAAACAATTTGTCACTTAAATTGGAAACCGTTTGTTTAGGGTTTTCTATTAaaacatatacaaatatatattttatacttaaaattaaaaaataaaattattttctaaaaataagcTATTTTCCATTGAATTAGGATTTTTTAGCTGTTTATTTTGATCAGAAAAATACCGATTAGCGAGAGACTAAAATCTACTAAACCGTTAGTTTGCCGCGTGCTTTTGGAATTTTTTCGTGAATTGGCGCTCTTCCGagaattaattgtttttagccAGAAATCAACGAAGATTAACGCATCCAAAATGTACACAGCCGTCAAGCCGCTGTCCAAGTATCTGCAGTTCAAGTCGGTGCACATCTACGATGCCATTTTCACGCTGCACTCGAAGTGCACCGTGGCCCTGCTCCTGGCGTGCACCTTCCTGCTCTCCTCGAAGCAGTACTTCGGCGATCCCATCCAGTGCATGAAGAACACGGACTTGGACTACTTCCAGGCCTACTGCTGGATCTACGGGGCCTACGTCCAGTCCAATATCACGAAGGCGCCGTCTCTAAATGGCGAGATTCAGTGCCACCCGGGTAAGTTTGGTGCAGGAAAGGGAGCTTTCCAGGTGAAATTACTGAGAAAATGCTTATTTCAGATGTGGTAGGCCGCTCGGTGGCACCGGGAAACCGTCGCTACATCCGCTACTATCAGTGGGTGGTGCTGGTCCTGCTGCTGGAGTCGTTCATCTTCTATTTGCCGGCTTTTCTCTGGAAGATTTGGGAGGGCGGCCGGCTGAAGCACTTGTGCGCCGACTTCCATCAGGCGGTGGTGTCCAAGGACAAGAGCAAGGCCCACTTGCGCGTGCTGGTCAACTATTTCACCAGCGACTACAAGGAGACGCACTTTCGCTACTTTGTGAGCTATGTGTTCTGCGAGATCCTCAATGTGCTGATCAGCGTGAGTAGCGTTTTCGCTTACTAGGAGATTAGGAATTAGTAGAGCTCCCCTTGTACTCCACACACAGATTGGCAACATCATGCTGTTGGACGTGTTTTTCGGCGGCTTCTGGTTCCGCTACATGGATGCCCTGGTGGCCTTGTATGACGGCGATTTGGACGAGTGGAACGACATCACCATGCGCGTCTTTCCCAAGTGTGCCAAGTGCGAGGTGCACAAGGTCGGCGACAGCGGCTCCGATAGCATCTACGACAATCTGTGCCTGCTGCCGCTCAACATTCTGAACGAGAAGATCTTTGCCTTCCTGTGGGTGTGGTTCATCCTGATGGCTGCCTTGGTGGCCCTCAAGTTCCTGTACCGCCTGGCCACCATTTTCTATGGGGGCATGCGCTTCCAGTTGATGCGTGCCCGGGCTCGCTTCATGCCCAAGTCGCACCTGCAGCTGGCCTTGCACAACTGCAGCTTTGGCGATTGGTTCGTCTTGATGCGAGTGAGCAACAACATTGGCCCGGAGATATTCCGCAAGCTGCTGGAGGAGCTCTACGAGGCGCAGGCCCGTTGCGAGAAAATGCCGCCCGGAGCGGACGATGTTTGAGAAGGATTCGTCTTATATTTAATCTCAAAGTTGTACATGAAGTAAGAAGtcctttagtttcttttttccccACATGACTTTTCAAATTGAAGATTAAGTTGACAAGAAGACAGCTATTACTTTTTTTGATTCAACTCTCGtattcatattcatattcatTATCTTATTATCCTTAATCTCTCATCGATATGTACTTATTATCGAGCAAATTGTTAACTAAACGAAACTTAAACTAAAGCTAAGCGAAATATATAGCACTTTCATTTGTTCAGCACTAAATAATTgattagttttattatttcaagttaTGGATTTGGTTTTCTGTTTAGTTCCTTGAAATTTCTTAggttttttaaggatttttcgTTTCTTGAAGTAGATTTCTTTGAGTTCTAGGATATTAAAACCCATCTCTTGTCTATATCCTGAGCTTCAACTAACAAATTATTAACACTTCCACATGTTCTAACTTTAATTTATGATAAAATTGAACCCTAACACCTGTTAATAATTTGCATGTGATGAATTTGGTTCATTTTGTTTAACGATTAAGAAATTATGAATACTAAACACGAAAACATACCTTTGCGACCTTGTAATGCTCCGCAGACCAAGTCTAGTCCACATCATATCTATTCTCCGGCTGCCAAATGACAAGGGATAGCCTAGGGGTTGGTTTCAGCTGGTTATTCCGGCTTAAACAGGGCATTCCCTTGTAGCCTCTCTTCCTTAGATCTTTTTATGTCCCGATGCTGCAAAATCCTGCAGATCGAAGCTGGAGTATGGGTCCTAGAACTTCCTTAGCTCGCGCATCAAATTTTGATGACCTTGTTCTGCGGAGAAAAGGCAAGGAAACCCAGTTAGATGCCGCCTTCCTCTGTCCGATTTCCCCTCACTCACATTGTGTCTGATGGTAAAATTTGGATACAAGattatttttccactttcctgAGGGAATATGCATGTGTTTTTGCTTGGTTTTTGTGTCCgtttgtgatttttttgtggtttataTTTTGCCAGCAGTTGTCTCGTACAAGAAGCCCGAGCCCCTTTTTTCTCTGTGGACCTTTAAAACTGGGGaactaaaaatgtaaatattttgggCTGCGCTGTacgaaatttgtataaaaagtGATTTTGGGAAACTGGCGAGTGTGTCGACCTACAACTCATTCTGGGCCTGCTTAGCCTCGACCCCAGGTGACATGCGGGTGGTTCGTTGCTCCACGACTGGAGCACATTTCCCCTTCAACTTGCACTTTTTCGACGGTCATTTTGAGCTGACCGCCGCACTTGTCGTACCGTTTTTCATTAACCAAAAAACTGTAAAGTTCAAAACGTAGCAGAAAACTGCACAGGTGGAAGTGTGTCGATCCACAGGTGATCCACTTTCCGGAAGCCTACATAAGCCCGGCGATCGGCCACCGCCGGCTTCAGTTGCCGTTTACCGGGCGGATCGCGCGGAAGTCTCCATCGTTGTCGTCGTGGTTCTTGTGGATATCATATTCGGTCTTTTTGTTTGAGTGTTTGAGTGAATTCTGGTAATCCGAGGCTCCTTGTTGGCCCGACGATTTAACAAAGTgcaaaacatataaaaatatatagtaaaacaacaaaaaaagtgtGGAAAAAGTCAGTCTTCAGCAATTTTGGGGCATTAACCAAAAAGAGAGGAACAAATTGCAGTTTGAatttacaaaagaaaatgttcCCAGCCTAAGAAAACCTGAGaaagtgaagaaaaaaattggaaaacaaAATGAATTACAACATGGATGGTATGTGGGGTTTAAGGGGAGAGTTTAAAGatccttaaaaaatagttttatatGAAGAAACTTTTTCCtgaattaaacatttaatattacataaatattaactatCATAATCAtcataaaatcaattaaaactGTATATATAAAGACACTTTGccactttattattttaataggaTTTTTGGATAATTTATTGTCATTGTATAAGAACTTTTCTTAATTgaacattaaatattatataaatcttCATTATCATAATCAtcatgtatatattttatatttcaaataattattaaaatcataCTAAAATTCCtattttataaagtaaagACTAGAGACCCTTTTTAGCTACTTTTCCATACTTTCTCCACCCACATCTTAACATATTTCTGCAGCTCAGAAAATTCCAATAAATCTTTTTTTGCCAGTTCCCATTTAGTTCGAATCAGAATCAGCATTTTTCGAGTcccaaaaaaattattgcgaAATTGCTGAACAAGCTGAAGAAAGTTCTGAACCAAAataaagccacaaaaaaagcaaaaactgTGTAGTTAACATacattaaaaagtaaaagtacTTCAAGAAAAGAACATAAAAAACGTACaactaattaaatgtttaataggGAAACTGTTGCAACAGAGTTTAGCGTCTTGAAGCTTTTcctaaagaaaataattcaatttcccAGAGCTGGAAGCCACCCGGTTGCTGCGGAACCCCCGTCGCTGGTGGAGCAGTGGACCCAGACGCATTGTGGCCATCTCAGTGCTGGTCATCATCACCCTGCTCTTCTCCCTGATCTATCATGGTCTTGTGGTGGAGAGAATGGATCGAGTCCAGCAGATAGCCGCCCTGAATGCCGAGCATCGGTTGATGGCCAATCAGCCCTTCGAGGAGGAGGACTCTCTTATCGTGAGTCCTCAGACACTGCACTTTAAGCTGCTGGACGATGAGATTAACAAGGATGCGCATAGGAAGCGCATGAAGAACCTGCTGGTCAAGTTCCGGTGGCAAAAGAAGCATCGCTCGGCTAGGGAGTTGCCTCGCTTGGATCTAGATCTCGATCCTGTGGCCATGGAGGCTAATATGCAGAGCCTCTACTCAAAGCTGAGAAGCAAGCGGGCTAGGGAAGTGCTCAGCCAGCTGGAGACCGAGTTTGTGCGCTGCAAGAAGCACACTCCGCACGACTGCATGTCCGCCTTCCTGCGCATGTACAAGATGGCCCGGGAGGTGGCCGAGAAAATGGAGAAGATGAAGGAGATTATGCGGGAGCAGCAGCCCATGATAGAGTCGGAGAGCGAGGATACCAGCGAACAATGGAGGGGTACCTTTGCTCCTGCGGATCTGACGCAGGATCAGGTGGTCACTGTGCCCACGCCAGCGGAAAATACCACTGAGAAGCCCCAAAGAGTGAAGATAAAACCGGCTAGAATCAGTTGGATTATCGATGGACACGATCATGATGGTAGTGAGGTATACACGGACGATGTGACAGCCAAAACGACGACCACTAAGGAGCCGGTTACAAACAGTACTAGGAAAGTAGTAAAAGAGGATACAGTCACCAAGGAAACGCCAATGGAAAGCTCCACAGAGCGGATTAGCTGGATTCTGGATCACTTTGACAAGCCCAAGGAGATAGTACGCACCACTGAGCGACCAGGACAGCGCAGCACACGAGATGTAACCACCACAGGGCCGGGTTACCAGCCAAATTCCATGGAAACTGAATCAACAGAGAGGAATAAGGAGCAGGCAAGCACCATCACCACAGAGGCACCTGGAATATTCACCACAGAAGGACCTCTATCAACCACCACAGAGGAAGCCATATCCGCCAGCACCCCACCCAAGCAGGAGAAGTTAAACATTGAATGGATTATAGATGG
Proteins encoded:
- the zpg gene encoding innexin inx4; the encoded protein is MYTAVKPLSKYLQFKSVHIYDAIFTLHSKCTVALLLACTFLLSSKQYFGDPIQCMKNTDLDYFQAYCWIYGAYVQSNITKAPSLNGEIQCHPDVVGRSVAPGNRRYIRYYQWVVLVLLLESFIFYLPAFLWKIWEGGRLKHLCADFHQAVVSKDKSKAHLRVLVNYFTSDYKETHFRYFVSYVFCEILNVLISIGNIMLLDVFFGGFWFRYMDALVALYDGDLDEWNDITMRVFPKCAKCEVHKVGDSGSDSIYDNLCLLPLNILNEKIFAFLWVWFILMAALVALKFLYRLATIFYGGMRFQLMRARARFMPKSHLQLALHNCSFGDWFVLMRVSNNIGPEIFRKLLEELYEAQARCEKMPPGADDV